A single genomic interval of Candidatus Rokuibacteriota bacterium harbors:
- a CDS encoding alpha/beta fold hydrolase, whose protein sequence is MTGPRDHSKTVGGLTFHYVTWGPESAPPLVLLHGLTSHARSWDALGRELSANRRVIALDQRGHGDSDRAPDGDYRVATMAGDVAGLVDAIGLERFELLGLSMGGRVGIAYAGGHAARIERLCIVDIGPEIHLPGMERIRQMMAASPERIGSEEEAIEYVRRANPRAPEAGLRERVRHGMRLHPDGGLEWKYDKALRDMMRQGGRRETLDLWEPLRRITAPTLLVRGADSDVLSADVAKRMLDALPDGRLVEIPGAGHPVPLDQPEAFACAIRAFLEV, encoded by the coding sequence ATGACTGGCCCGCGGGACCACTCGAAGACCGTCGGCGGTCTCACCTTTCACTACGTCACGTGGGGGCCGGAGTCGGCGCCCCCGCTCGTGCTCCTCCACGGCCTGACCAGCCACGCCCGCAGCTGGGATGCGCTCGGGCGCGAGCTCTCCGCGAATCGGCGCGTCATCGCCCTCGACCAGCGCGGCCACGGCGACAGTGACCGCGCGCCGGACGGCGACTACCGCGTCGCGACCATGGCTGGCGACGTCGCGGGGTTGGTGGACGCGATCGGGCTCGAGCGCTTCGAGCTGCTGGGGCTCTCGATGGGCGGCCGGGTCGGCATCGCGTACGCGGGCGGGCACGCCGCGCGGATCGAGCGGCTCTGCATCGTGGACATCGGGCCCGAGATACACCTGCCGGGGATGGAGCGCATCCGGCAGATGATGGCGGCGTCGCCGGAGCGGATCGGGTCGGAAGAGGAGGCCATCGAGTACGTGCGCCGGGCCAACCCGCGCGCGCCCGAGGCGGGACTGCGCGAGCGCGTGCGCCACGGGATGCGGCTTCACCCCGACGGCGGGCTCGAGTGGAAGTACGACAAGGCGCTCCGCGACATGATGCGGCAGGGCGGCCGGCGGGAGACGCTCGACCTCTGGGAGCCGCTCCGCCGGATCACCGCCCCGACACTGCTCGTGCGCGGGGCCGACAGCGACGTCCTCTCCGCCGACGTCGCCAAGCGGATGCTCGATGCCCTGCCGGACGGCCGGCTCGTGGAGATTCCGGGCGCCGGTCACCCGGTGCCGCTCGACCAGCCCGAGGCCTTCGCGTGCGCCATCCGCGCCTTCCTCGAAGTCTAG
- a CDS encoding DUF1932 domain-containing protein, whose amino-acid sequence MTSHTIGVLHPGEMGVTVGASARAGGSRVLWASEGRSAQTRERAAAAGLDDAKTLASLCAACGVILSVCPPHSALDLARVVAAQGFSGVYVDGNAVSPGTARDIGRIIERGGATFVDGGIIDPPARARGTTRLYLSGEQAGRIARLFAQGPLEAIALHGGPGAASALKMAYAAYTKGTAALLVSIRALAIRAGVDQALLDEWARSQPELGARSERAAGETARKAWRFTGEMAEIAATFDDAGLPDGFFRAAAEIYESLAGYKDAPSRPSVAEVAKALAGRPRD is encoded by the coding sequence ATGACCAGCCACACGATCGGCGTCCTGCACCCGGGAGAGATGGGCGTCACGGTAGGAGCCTCGGCGCGCGCCGGAGGTTCCCGCGTGCTGTGGGCCTCCGAGGGGCGGAGCGCGCAGACCCGGGAGCGCGCCGCCGCGGCCGGGCTCGATGACGCTAAGACGCTCGCGTCGCTCTGCGCCGCCTGCGGCGTGATTCTCTCGGTCTGCCCGCCGCATTCGGCCCTCGATCTTGCGCGCGTGGTGGCGGCCCAGGGCTTCTCCGGCGTCTACGTAGACGGGAACGCCGTCTCCCCGGGGACAGCGCGGGACATCGGCCGGATCATCGAGCGCGGCGGCGCCACCTTCGTGGACGGCGGCATCATCGATCCTCCCGCTCGGGCGCGCGGTACCACGCGCCTGTATCTCTCGGGTGAGCAGGCCGGGCGGATCGCCCGCCTGTTCGCGCAGGGGCCGCTCGAGGCCATCGCGCTGCACGGCGGACCCGGCGCGGCCTCCGCGCTCAAGATGGCCTATGCCGCGTACACGAAGGGCACGGCGGCGCTCCTCGTGAGCATCCGGGCGCTGGCGATCCGGGCCGGCGTCGACCAAGCGCTGTTGGACGAGTGGGCGCGGAGCCAGCCGGAGCTGGGAGCCCGCTCCGAGCGCGCCGCCGGCGAGACCGCGCGGAAGGCATGGCGATTCACGGGTGAGATGGCGGAGATCGCGGCGACGTTCGATGACGCCGGGCTTCCCGACGGCTTCTTTCGGGCCGCCGCGGAGATCTACGAATCTCTCGCCGGCTACAAGGACGCGCCCTCAAGGCCCTCGGTGGCGGAGGTCGCGAAGGCGCTGGCGGGACGGCCTCGCGACTGA
- a CDS encoding DinB family protein: MGARAEQLAKKFDESCAEFNKVVEGLSDADWKKETSAEKWPVGVVAHHLAEGHANVGGLVHLVAKAQPLPGLTWEMIHANNAKHAKEQAGVTKAAALALLKANGEKTSALVRGLSDAELDRSASVLAGMPAMTAAQAIEGILINHVHEHLGSIRATIGAK; this comes from the coding sequence ATGGGAGCGCGCGCCGAGCAGCTGGCCAAGAAGTTCGACGAATCGTGTGCCGAGTTCAACAAGGTCGTCGAGGGCCTGAGTGATGCGGACTGGAAGAAGGAGACGTCGGCGGAGAAGTGGCCGGTCGGAGTCGTGGCCCATCACCTGGCCGAGGGGCACGCGAACGTTGGCGGCCTCGTCCACCTGGTGGCCAAGGCGCAGCCCTTGCCGGGCCTGACGTGGGAGATGATTCACGCGAACAACGCCAAGCACGCGAAGGAGCAGGCCGGCGTCACCAAGGCGGCCGCGCTCGCGCTCTTGAAGGCGAACGGGGAGAAGACCAGCGCCCTCGTCCGCGGGTTGAGCGACGCCGAGCTCGACCGCAGCGCGAGCGTGCTCGCCGGCATGCCGGCCATGACGGCCGCGCAGGCGATCGAGGGGATCCTGATCAACCACGTGCACGAACACCTGGGCAGCATCCGGGCCACCATCGGCGCGAAGTAG
- a CDS encoding 5-methyltetrahydropteroyltriglutamate--homocysteine S-methyltransferase — MADSRSPFRADHVGSLLRPPALKALRLERESGKVSAAELSKAEDAAIRDGVKLQQDVGLQGITDGEMRRKSWHMDFLLQLSGLSSEGELLPVTFHGREGDRFFTRPDLRIASRVTRPTPIFVEAFKFLKSATTRTPKLTIPSPCMLYTQVGRANIDPAVYPDLDVFVEDLAAAYRAEIADLYAAGCRYLQLDDVSLAYLCDDEMRARGRAQGEDPDAQLALSVELIRATLRDRPKDLTVCTHLCRGNFRSAWRAQGGYAGIAETIFNQLPYDGFFLEFDDARSGDFSPLRHVPKHVRVVLGLVTSKVGALEKKDDLKRRLDEASKYIALEQLCVSPQCGFSSTVEGNDVAVEDERAKLSLCVELAREVWGSL; from the coding sequence TTGGCTGATTCGCGTTCGCCGTTCCGTGCCGATCACGTCGGCAGCCTGCTGCGTCCGCCCGCGCTCAAGGCGCTTCGCCTCGAGAGGGAGTCGGGCAAGGTGAGCGCGGCCGAGCTGAGCAAAGCCGAGGACGCGGCGATCCGGGACGGCGTGAAGCTTCAGCAGGACGTCGGCCTCCAGGGGATCACCGACGGCGAGATGCGCCGGAAGTCCTGGCACATGGACTTCCTGCTCCAGCTGAGCGGTCTCTCCAGCGAAGGCGAGCTGCTGCCCGTCACGTTCCACGGGCGCGAGGGCGACCGCTTCTTCACGCGCCCCGACCTCCGGATCGCCAGCCGGGTGACGCGGCCCACGCCGATCTTCGTCGAGGCCTTCAAGTTCCTGAAGTCGGCGACCACGCGCACGCCCAAGCTGACTATCCCGTCGCCCTGCATGCTCTACACCCAGGTCGGGCGCGCCAATATCGATCCGGCGGTCTATCCTGACCTCGACGTGTTCGTCGAGGACCTGGCCGCCGCCTATCGCGCGGAGATCGCCGACCTCTACGCGGCCGGCTGCCGCTATCTGCAGCTCGACGACGTCAGCCTCGCCTACCTGTGCGACGACGAGATGCGCGCGCGGGGACGGGCGCAGGGCGAGGACCCCGACGCGCAGCTCGCGCTGTCGGTCGAGCTCATCCGGGCCACGCTGCGCGACCGGCCCAAGGACCTGACCGTCTGCACGCATCTTTGCCGGGGCAATTTCCGCTCCGCGTGGCGCGCCCAGGGGGGCTACGCCGGGATCGCCGAGACCATCTTCAACCAGCTGCCCTACGACGGGTTCTTTCTCGAGTTCGACGACGCGCGCTCGGGGGATTTCTCGCCGCTCCGCCACGTGCCCAAGCACGTGCGGGTGGTCCTGGGCCTCGTGACGTCGAAGGTGGGCGCCCTCGAGAAGAAGGACGACCTCAAGCGGCGTCTCGACGAGGCGTCCAAGTACATCGCGCTCGAGCAGCTCTGCGTCAGTCCCCAGTGCGGCTTCTCCTCGACCGTCGAGGGCAATGACGTGGCGGTCGAGGACGAGCGGGCGAAGCTCTCGCTCTGCGTCGAGCTGGCGCGCGAGGTGTGGGGCAGCCTATGA
- a CDS encoding class II aldolase/adducin family protein, giving the protein MADPALDIPSLRDKVSPEEWAVRVDLAACYRLVARYGWEDLVFTHITARVPATQDQFLINPYGVFFDEMTASSLVKIDQQGQKLQDSPFSVNPAGFVIHSAIHAARHDAKFVLHTHTLNGVAVSTQRAGLLPISQHSISVLASLGYHDFEGPALRDDEKPRLVADLGDKTSLILRNHGLLTVGETAAEAFVSMYYLETSCAIQVRAQSGGGELIPVPKEIIESAYGQVMAGARPGQGRGALVWPGLLRRLDRLDPSYRT; this is encoded by the coding sequence ATGGCCGATCCGGCTCTCGACATCCCGTCGCTGCGGGACAAGGTCTCGCCCGAAGAGTGGGCGGTGCGGGTGGATCTCGCCGCCTGCTACCGGCTCGTGGCGCGCTACGGCTGGGAGGACCTGGTGTTCACGCACATCACGGCCCGGGTGCCGGCCACGCAGGACCAGTTCCTGATCAATCCGTACGGCGTCTTCTTCGACGAGATGACGGCCTCGAGCCTGGTCAAAATCGATCAGCAGGGGCAGAAGCTCCAGGACTCGCCGTTTTCGGTCAACCCCGCGGGCTTCGTCATCCACAGCGCTATCCACGCCGCCCGGCACGATGCCAAGTTCGTCCTGCACACGCATACGCTCAACGGCGTTGCCGTCTCGACGCAGCGGGCGGGACTGCTCCCCATCTCGCAGCACTCGATCTCGGTGCTGGCGAGCCTGGGCTACCACGACTTCGAGGGCCCGGCGCTGCGTGACGACGAGAAGCCGCGCCTCGTGGCGGACCTCGGCGACAAGACCTCGCTCATCCTGAGAAACCATGGGCTGCTGACCGTGGGCGAGACGGCCGCCGAGGCGTTCGTCTCGATGTACTACCTCGAGACGTCCTGCGCGATCCAGGTGCGCGCGCAATCGGGCGGTGGCGAGCTGATCCCGGTGCCGAAGGAGATCATCGAGAGCGCCTACGGGCAGGTCATGGCGGGCGCGAGACCGGGGCAGGGAAGGGGCGCCCTCGTGTGGCCGGGCTTGCTCCGGCGCCTCGATCGCCTTGATCCCTCGTACCGGACCTGA
- a CDS encoding SDR family oxidoreductase, with protein sequence MTSSNRVAIVTGAGTGIGKHSALALLKEGYAVTLAGRRKDLLEATAAEGKSTGSRALVVPTDVSDPASVRALFARTKEAFGRLDLLFNNAGIGAPPVPLEDLPYEQWKAVVDINLTGAFLCTQEAFKMMKSQQPRGGRIINNGSISAHAPRPNSAAYTSTKHAMTGLTKSTSLDGRKYDIACGQIDIGNAATEMTARMSKGVAQANGSIEVEPTMDVQNVARSVVYMASLPLDANIQFLTVMATKMPFVGRG encoded by the coding sequence ATGACGTCATCCAATAGGGTCGCGATCGTTACGGGCGCCGGCACCGGCATCGGCAAGCACTCCGCGCTGGCGCTCCTCAAGGAAGGCTATGCCGTCACCTTGGCGGGACGCCGCAAGGATCTGCTGGAGGCGACGGCCGCGGAGGGGAAGTCGACCGGCTCGCGGGCGCTCGTCGTGCCGACCGACGTCAGCGATCCCGCGTCGGTTCGAGCGCTGTTCGCCAGGACGAAGGAGGCCTTCGGCCGGCTCGATCTGCTGTTCAACAACGCAGGCATCGGCGCGCCGCCCGTGCCGCTCGAAGACCTGCCGTACGAGCAATGGAAGGCGGTGGTCGATATCAACCTGACCGGCGCCTTTCTGTGCACGCAGGAGGCCTTCAAGATGATGAAGAGCCAGCAGCCCCGCGGCGGGCGCATCATCAACAACGGCTCCATCTCGGCGCACGCCCCGCGGCCGAACTCGGCCGCGTATACGTCGACGAAGCACGCGATGACGGGCCTGACCAAGTCGACCTCGCTCGACGGGCGAAAGTACGACATCGCGTGCGGCCAGATCGACATCGGCAATGCCGCGACGGAGATGACGGCGAGAATGAGCAAGGGCGTGGCGCAGGCCAACGGGTCCATCGAGGTCGAGCCGACGATGGACGTCCAGAACGTGGCGCGGTCGGTCGTGTACATGGCCAGCCTCCCGCTGGATGCCAACATTCAGTTCCTGACCGTCATGGCGACGAAGATGCCCTTCGTCGGCCGCGGGTAG